The following coding sequences are from one Achromobacter sp. B7 window:
- a CDS encoding DUF4142 domain-containing protein, translated as MKTRTLTAALLSVAAIGVGTAAVAQQTSPTAPAAPMAADSKLDSKDRDFLENAAQSGHMEVEGSKLALQKSQNAEIKSFAQKMIDDHGKAGQKLASLAKSKGYDAPTEPSLMQQAKLKTLGMRDDGFDKAYAEGVGVSAHEDAVKLFEDASKNAKDPEVKQFATETLPTLQQHLQMAKTLEQGVKK; from the coding sequence ATGAAAACTCGCACCCTTACTGCCGCCCTGCTTTCGGTTGCCGCGATTGGCGTTGGCACCGCCGCTGTTGCGCAGCAGACTTCGCCCACCGCGCCCGCCGCGCCGATGGCCGCCGATTCCAAGCTGGACAGCAAAGACCGCGATTTTCTGGAAAATGCCGCACAGTCGGGTCATATGGAAGTGGAAGGCAGCAAGCTTGCCCTGCAGAAGTCGCAGAACGCTGAAATCAAGAGCTTTGCGCAGAAGATGATCGACGACCACGGCAAGGCCGGACAAAAGCTGGCCAGCCTGGCGAAGAGCAAGGGCTATGACGCGCCGACCGAGCCGTCGTTGATGCAGCAAGCCAAGCTGAAGACGCTGGGCATGCGCGACGACGGGTTTGACAAGGCCTATGCCGAAGGCGTGGGCGTGTCGGCGCACGAAGATGCGGTCAAGCTGTTTGAAGACGCATCCAAGAATGCCAAGGACCCGGAGGTCAAGCAGTTCGCGACCGAGACCCTGCCCACCTTGCAGCAGCATCTGCAAATGGCGAAGACGCTGGAACAAGGCGTGAAAAAGTAG
- a CDS encoding DUF421 domain-containing protein: MMVRGTTMYWVLYALLRISGRRDMGSLGVADMLVLVLVADAAGNAMSGDSYSMGDGIIVVTTIVGWSYLLDRLCYYIPPLQRFLEPQRICLIRDGRILVAGLKREHISRGELMEQLRLKGVGDISRVKRAYLEPTGEFSVINQTEHPVPENSTLEESENKP; encoded by the coding sequence ATGATGGTCCGCGGCACCACCATGTATTGGGTGTTGTATGCGTTGCTGCGCATATCGGGGCGCCGCGACATGGGGTCGTTGGGCGTGGCGGACATGCTGGTGTTGGTGCTGGTGGCCGACGCGGCGGGTAATGCCATGTCGGGCGATTCTTATTCCATGGGCGACGGCATCATCGTCGTCACGACGATTGTCGGGTGGAGCTATCTGCTGGATCGCCTGTGCTATTACATCCCGCCCTTGCAGCGCTTTCTGGAACCGCAGCGTATCTGCCTGATCCGCGATGGCCGCATCCTTGTGGCGGGTTTGAAGCGCGAACACATCAGCCGGGGCGAATTGATGGAACAACTGCGCCTGAAAGGCGTGGGCGACATCAGCCGCGTCAAGCGCGCGTATCTGGAACCCACCGGTGAATTCAGCGTAATCAACCAGACCGAACACCCCGTGCCGGAAAATTCCACGCTTGAGGAATCCGAGAACAAGCCATGA
- a CDS encoding aromatic-ring-hydroxylating dioxygenase subunit beta, with amino-acid sequence MTLTDLSDAPALRAQLRDFYDDYAFCLDEGRLEEWPDFFTEDCHYRVLSRENHDAGLPLGLIYCMNKNMVRDRVTALRETTMFEPRSLRHFISGVRVMELQGDHIVSQANFAVMESLSDREPTLNMVGRYLDVLCVTPDGLAISRRDCVYDNYRVRTSLIVPI; translated from the coding sequence ATGACTCTGACTGACCTGTCCGACGCGCCGGCCTTGCGCGCCCAACTGCGGGACTTCTACGACGACTATGCCTTCTGCCTGGACGAAGGCCGGCTTGAAGAGTGGCCCGACTTCTTCACCGAAGACTGCCATTACCGCGTGTTGTCTCGCGAGAACCACGACGCCGGCCTGCCGCTGGGCCTGATCTATTGCATGAACAAGAACATGGTCCGCGACCGAGTGACCGCGCTGCGCGAAACCACCATGTTCGAACCGCGTTCGCTGCGCCATTTCATTAGTGGCGTGCGCGTCATGGAATTACAGGGCGACCACATCGTGTCGCAAGCGAACTTCGCCGTGATGGAGTCGCTGTCCGACCGCGAACCCACCTTGAACATGGTGGGGCGCTATCTGGACGTGCTGTGCGTCACCCCCGACGGCCTGGCGATCAGCCGCCGCGACTGCGTGTACGACAACTATCGCGTGCGCACGTCGCTGATCGTGCCCATCTGA
- a CDS encoding fumarylacetoacetate hydrolase family protein, with protein MKLISFLDAGRQAWGVVQGPDVVVLTHVWPNVIAALEAGVEQIAGAAQADGMPRRSLADLQWLPPVPAPRKILCVGLNYGRHVAEAGRELPAHPSLFVRFADSVVGHGQAVWKPRASDRFDYEGELAVVIGRGGRHIAAADALAHVAGYTCMAENSVRDFQKHNAQVTPGKNFERSGAVGPWLVTADEVGNPIRLQVRSRLNGELMQQGDVSDLIFPIPELIAYISAFTPLSPGDIIATGTPEGVGSSRKPPRFMAAGDTLEVDIPGVGTLVNTVADEPAHASGDAHE; from the coding sequence ATGAAGCTGATCAGCTTCCTGGATGCCGGGCGCCAAGCCTGGGGCGTGGTACAGGGACCCGACGTCGTGGTGTTGACTCACGTATGGCCCAACGTCATCGCGGCGTTGGAAGCCGGCGTGGAGCAGATCGCGGGCGCTGCACAGGCCGACGGCATGCCGCGCCGGTCTTTGGCTGATCTGCAATGGCTGCCGCCCGTGCCGGCCCCTCGCAAAATCTTGTGCGTCGGGCTGAACTACGGACGCCACGTGGCCGAAGCCGGCCGCGAACTTCCCGCGCACCCGTCCTTGTTTGTCCGCTTTGCGGATAGCGTGGTGGGCCATGGGCAGGCGGTGTGGAAGCCGCGCGCCTCCGACCGCTTCGACTACGAGGGCGAACTGGCCGTGGTAATCGGGCGCGGTGGACGTCACATTGCAGCCGCAGACGCGCTGGCGCATGTGGCCGGCTACACCTGCATGGCCGAAAACTCGGTGCGCGACTTCCAAAAGCACAACGCGCAGGTCACGCCTGGCAAGAACTTCGAACGCAGCGGCGCCGTCGGACCGTGGCTGGTCACGGCGGACGAAGTGGGCAACCCGATCCGGTTGCAGGTGCGGTCCCGGTTGAACGGCGAACTGATGCAACAGGGCGACGTGTCGGACCTGATCTTCCCCATTCCAGAATTGATCGCCTACATCAGCGCATTCACCCCTTTATCGCCGGGCGACATCATCGCCACCGGCACGCCCGAAGGGGTGGGTTCCAGCCGCAAGCCGCCGCGATTCATGGCCGCGGGCGACACCTTGGAAGTGGACATTCCCGGCGTGGGCACGCTGGTCAACACCGTGGCCGACGAACCGGCCCATGCATCGGGAGACGCGCATGAATGA
- a CDS encoding GntR family transcriptional regulator has translation MAAQIDKVISELRDMVLSGALQPGERVVELQFSARLGVSRTPLRIALTELEKEGLLERLPSRGFRVRAFTVDEIGDAVDVRGVLEGMAARLLAERGASQEVLDQLTQAVDEGRALLAPARRDPNTTVDARAWGQINRRFHEILCAAAGNRALLSALEHNNKTPLAGPAALTLPSTPSLLETPFVLRAQADHEDLLRAISRREAVRAENLMREHAYRSRENKRVLLESLRGALPAQPLLADSSA, from the coding sequence ATGGCCGCTCAGATCGATAAAGTCATTTCAGAACTTCGGGACATGGTGCTTTCGGGCGCGTTGCAGCCCGGCGAGCGTGTCGTGGAGTTGCAGTTCTCGGCGCGTCTGGGCGTTTCGCGCACCCCGCTGCGCATTGCCCTGACCGAACTTGAAAAAGAGGGCCTGCTTGAACGCTTGCCTTCGCGGGGTTTTCGCGTGCGGGCCTTTACCGTGGACGAGATCGGCGACGCCGTAGACGTGCGCGGCGTGCTGGAAGGGATGGCGGCGCGGCTGTTGGCTGAGCGCGGGGCTTCGCAAGAGGTGCTGGACCAACTGACGCAGGCGGTGGATGAAGGCCGCGCGCTGTTGGCCCCGGCGCGCCGCGACCCCAACACCACGGTCGACGCCCGCGCCTGGGGGCAAATCAACCGCCGGTTCCACGAAATCCTGTGCGCCGCCGCAGGCAATCGCGCCTTGTTATCGGCGCTCGAACACAACAACAAGACGCCGTTGGCAGGCCCCGCCGCGCTGACATTGCCGTCGACCCCTTCGCTGTTGGAAACGCCGTTTGTGCTGCGTGCGCAAGCCGATCACGAAGATCTGTTGCGCGCCATCTCGCGCCGCGAAGCGGTCCGCGCTGAAAATCTGATGCGCGAACACGCCTACCGAAGCCGGGAGAACAAACGCGTATTGCTGGAATCCCTGCGCGGCGCGTTGCCTGCGCAACCCCTGCTGGCCGACAGCAGCGCGTAG
- the hpaH gene encoding 2-oxo-hept-4-ene-1,7-dioate hydratase, producing MDATTIRTLALRLHEAEQSRRQVRQLSLDHPDITIADAYAIQREWVAHKLASGRRLVGHKIGLTSRAMQLSSQIDEPDYGALLDDMLFADGAEIPRGRFIVPRVEVELAFILDRALQGPGVTLFDVLDAVRYVIPALEIIDARSHQIDPDSKRPRKVFDTIADNAANAGVVMGGRPVRVGDMDLRWVGAMMSRNAVIEETGLAAGVLNHPANGVVWLANKLGEHGVSLEPGQIILSGSFTRPVFADAGDTFHVDYGPLGSVSCRFV from the coding sequence ATGGATGCCACAACCATAAGAACACTGGCGCTACGGCTGCACGAAGCCGAGCAAAGCCGCCGTCAGGTGCGCCAGCTATCGCTGGACCATCCCGACATCACCATTGCAGACGCTTACGCGATTCAGCGCGAATGGGTCGCGCACAAGCTTGCGTCGGGCCGCCGTCTGGTCGGCCACAAAATCGGGTTGACCTCGCGTGCGATGCAGCTGTCATCGCAGATCGACGAGCCCGATTACGGCGCACTGCTTGACGACATGTTGTTCGCCGACGGCGCCGAGATTCCGCGCGGCCGCTTCATCGTGCCGCGTGTGGAAGTCGAGCTCGCGTTCATTCTTGACCGCGCCCTGCAAGGCCCCGGTGTGACCCTGTTCGACGTGTTGGACGCGGTGCGCTACGTGATTCCGGCGCTGGAGATCATTGATGCGCGGTCGCACCAGATCGACCCCGATTCCAAGCGGCCCCGCAAGGTCTTCGACACCATTGCCGACAACGCCGCCAATGCGGGCGTGGTAATGGGGGGCCGCCCGGTGCGCGTGGGCGACATGGACCTACGCTGGGTCGGCGCAATGATGTCGCGCAACGCCGTGATTGAAGAAACGGGCCTGGCCGCAGGCGTGCTCAACCATCCCGCCAACGGCGTGGTTTGGCTGGCCAACAAGCTGGGCGAACACGGCGTGTCGCTGGAACCCGGCCAGATCATTCTTAGCGGTTCGTTCACCCGGCCCGTTTTTGCCGACGCCGGCGACACGTTCCATGTGGACTACGGCCCACTTGGTTCGGTCAGCTGTCGCTTTGTTTGA
- a CDS encoding cupin domain-containing protein: MFVDVSGASPREQNKWPSIVIPKEDIDLEIARLIDAPRPDNGRRASLITHPQATAPGLGLAPGTDVTINVVNPGERTYNLRKNSNMLEICISGEGIATVAGRDIRVGHWDVWNTPAMQVHAYRNEGKTPWVRLSYSNAPLLEKLEIHYVEEFDGDVPPADANTRPVPPRAPDAARSRDLALREQITPEGAWLMGYEWLIDIDVLESKALHWPWQAVSRYLPTVEDMARGYNGRRLFVLYNPATERRIGTTHSFFATISSSPPDNHHVPHRHSSSAINYYLRGNGYSKVNGVRLDWKAGDLILSAPGWAMHSHHSGTETTSALTVQDHPLQIAMESLIWQERMQEPILALGSQSGFESNRAQLAAAS; the protein is encoded by the coding sequence ATGTTCGTCGACGTCAGTGGGGCCAGCCCCCGCGAACAAAACAAGTGGCCGTCGATCGTGATCCCGAAAGAGGACATCGATCTGGAAATCGCGCGGTTGATTGACGCACCCCGGCCCGACAACGGCCGCCGCGCCTCGCTCATTACGCACCCACAGGCCACCGCACCCGGCCTGGGCCTGGCGCCAGGTACCGATGTGACCATCAACGTCGTCAACCCCGGTGAACGCACCTACAACCTGCGCAAGAACTCCAACATGCTGGAAATCTGTATCAGCGGCGAGGGCATCGCGACGGTGGCCGGGCGCGATATCCGCGTGGGGCACTGGGACGTCTGGAACACGCCCGCGATGCAGGTGCACGCTTACCGCAACGAGGGCAAGACCCCTTGGGTGCGGCTGTCGTATTCGAACGCACCGTTACTGGAAAAGCTGGAAATCCATTACGTCGAGGAGTTTGACGGCGACGTGCCGCCCGCGGACGCCAACACCCGCCCCGTGCCGCCCCGCGCCCCTGACGCGGCTCGCTCGCGCGATCTGGCGCTGCGCGAACAGATCACGCCCGAGGGCGCCTGGCTGATGGGATACGAATGGCTGATCGATATCGACGTGCTGGAATCCAAGGCGCTGCATTGGCCGTGGCAGGCGGTGTCGCGCTATCTGCCGACGGTGGAAGACATGGCACGCGGCTACAACGGCCGCCGCCTGTTCGTGCTGTACAACCCGGCAACCGAGCGGCGCATCGGCACCACGCACAGTTTCTTCGCCACCATCTCGTCATCACCGCCGGACAACCACCACGTGCCGCATCGGCACAGCTCGTCGGCCATCAACTACTACCTGCGCGGCAACGGCTACAGCAAGGTCAACGGCGTGCGGCTGGACTGGAAGGCGGGCGACCTGATCCTGTCGGCGCCCGGCTGGGCGATGCATTCGCACCATTCCGGTACCGAGACCACGTCCGCGCTGACGGTACAGGACCACCCGCTGCAGATCGCCATGGAATCGCTGATCTGGCAGGAGCGCATGCAGGAACCCATCCTGGCGCTGGGCAGCCAGAGCGGCTTTGAAAGCAACCGCGCGCAGCTGGCCGCGGCGTCCTGA
- a CDS encoding ornithine cyclodeaminase family protein → MNDALLYLTERDVVSALNIPRAIDALHSMLVAQAREQARNLPKTLATWGDGSSMHALGSVQTGQGGYAGFKTWVHTKAGGGSLFSLFDAHTGTLRAVIEARALGMLRTAAISGVATRALAPADATRAALIGTGPQAVTQLAALAAVRPLRRVRVYSPTPDKRRAFVASMAGKYGFDVQESPSLEHALEGGDIVTLITRAVEPFVNAAMLADCRHLNAVGAILPAKAEFAQDVFELADEVVVDDLENARKGSRELRERFGSDAAPWDSVSVLGQWLADGKARPRDARLTIFKGMGMGLSDLAMARVVYEHAREHGLGVALPPQTRENLLLAQP, encoded by the coding sequence ATGAATGATGCGCTGCTGTATCTGACAGAGCGGGACGTCGTCTCGGCGTTGAACATCCCCCGCGCCATCGACGCGCTGCACAGCATGCTGGTGGCGCAAGCCCGTGAGCAAGCCCGCAACCTGCCCAAAACACTGGCCACCTGGGGCGACGGCAGCTCAATGCATGCATTGGGTTCCGTGCAGACGGGGCAGGGCGGCTACGCCGGTTTCAAGACCTGGGTGCACACGAAGGCGGGCGGCGGGTCGCTGTTCAGTCTGTTCGACGCGCACACCGGCACCTTGCGCGCCGTGATCGAAGCGCGGGCGCTGGGCATGTTGCGCACCGCGGCGATCAGCGGCGTGGCCACACGGGCGCTGGCCCCGGCCGACGCTACGCGGGCCGCGTTGATCGGCACCGGCCCGCAGGCCGTCACGCAATTGGCTGCGCTGGCGGCGGTGCGTCCATTACGACGAGTCCGCGTCTACAGCCCCACCCCCGACAAGCGCCGCGCCTTCGTGGCCAGCATGGCGGGCAAGTATGGGTTCGACGTCCAGGAGTCGCCAAGCCTTGAGCACGCGCTGGAGGGCGGCGACATCGTCACGTTGATCACCCGCGCCGTCGAGCCGTTCGTCAATGCCGCCATGTTGGCCGATTGCCGGCACCTGAACGCCGTGGGCGCCATCCTGCCCGCCAAGGCCGAGTTTGCCCAGGACGTGTTCGAGCTGGCCGACGAGGTAGTGGTCGACGACCTTGAAAACGCCCGCAAGGGCTCGCGCGAACTGCGCGAACGCTTTGGATCGGATGCCGCGCCGTGGGACAGCGTGTCGGTGCTGGGCCAGTGGCTGGCGGACGGCAAGGCACGACCCAGGGACGCGAGGCTGACGATATTCAAGGGCATGGGGATGGGCCTGTCCGACCTGGCGATGGCGCGCGTGGTCTATGAGCACGCCCGCGAACACGGCCTGGGCGTGGCGCTGCCCCCGCAGACCCGCGAAAACCTGCTGCTGGCGCAGCCCTGA
- a CDS encoding tripartite tricarboxylate transporter substrate binding protein: MVAAACAAAPFTQSVAQQAAWPAHAITLVVPFAAGGGGDTLARLVAEPLSRELGQSIIVENRPGAGGNIGTSIAARANPDGYTLSYGTNGTQATNHWLYKSPGYTPSDFEPISRFTVIAAALVVNGTDDRFKTLEQLLAYAKSHPGDLTCGSAGNGTSSHLACELLNQMAGIKVMHIPYKGGGAAMTDLLGGRISFLIDVMPNVSGQIAAGKLRALAVTTPERVASNPSIPTMNEAGVKGYEFFAWDGLYAPKGTPPAVLDKLNAAVKRTLQQPEVKKALESRGAIPSPTSRQSLADFGAEEYTRLGKVVKTAGAAID, encoded by the coding sequence ATGGTGGCCGCCGCCTGTGCAGCGGCACCGTTCACTCAGTCCGTAGCCCAACAGGCTGCCTGGCCCGCGCACGCCATCACATTGGTCGTGCCGTTTGCGGCCGGCGGCGGCGGCGATACGCTGGCGCGGCTGGTGGCCGAACCGCTATCGCGTGAACTTGGCCAGTCCATCATCGTGGAAAATCGCCCCGGCGCGGGCGGCAATATCGGCACCTCCATCGCGGCGCGGGCCAACCCGGATGGCTACACCCTGTCGTACGGCACCAACGGCACGCAGGCCACCAACCATTGGCTGTACAAATCTCCCGGCTACACTCCGAGCGACTTCGAACCGATCTCGCGCTTTACCGTCATTGCGGCCGCGCTGGTCGTAAACGGCACGGATGACCGTTTCAAGACACTGGAGCAGTTGCTGGCCTACGCCAAGTCGCACCCCGGTGACTTGACCTGTGGGTCGGCCGGCAACGGCACGTCGTCGCACCTTGCCTGTGAACTGCTGAACCAGATGGCCGGCATCAAGGTCATGCACATCCCCTACAAGGGCGGCGGCGCGGCCATGACGGACCTGCTGGGCGGACGCATCTCGTTCCTGATCGACGTCATGCCGAACGTGTCGGGCCAGATTGCCGCCGGCAAATTGCGCGCGCTGGCCGTCACCACGCCTGAACGGGTCGCGTCCAACCCGAGCATTCCAACCATGAACGAGGCGGGCGTGAAGGGTTATGAATTCTTCGCCTGGGACGGCTTGTACGCGCCGAAAGGCACGCCACCCGCCGTGCTGGACAAGCTGAACGCCGCGGTCAAGCGCACGCTGCAACAGCCCGAGGTCAAGAAGGCCCTGGAATCGCGCGGCGCCATCCCGTCGCCCACATCGCGCCAGTCGCTGGCGGACTTTGGCGCCGAGGAATACACGCGGCTGGGCAAAGTGGTGAAAACGGCGGGCGCCGCGATCGATTGA
- a CDS encoding aromatic ring-hydroxylating dioxygenase subunit alpha, which translates to MTCSDSAVLDTAATAPIHLERRWPKEGYTRIPNWVYTDPAIFQKEMDVFFAGQTWNYVGLECEVPETGSYKRNWIGNRPVIMVRTETGDVNVLENRCAHRGAQICWQNTGRVTDFTCPYHQWNYDLHGNLQGVPFRRGAMGKGGMPRDFDPKQNGIRKLRSVNRGGSIWATFSEEAPSFEDYCGPEVLAEIDHMLPGKPLKLLGYSRQLIPSNWKMYLENLKDPYHATLLHTFYITFGLWRADSKSECIPTGGGAHSVMVSHNEGKKKTEATTEMSRFRDDLELLDLETVTPRAEFNRGRVGGAWVFPAAQFGIQANSLKTRHVIPRSPTEHELVFTYYGYEDDDEEMTRLRLKHANLLGPAGFVSMDDSEMLNQVQIGVTGYPEARGIVEMGGRDTEPADYMVTEVLIRSFYDYYRKAMGL; encoded by the coding sequence ATGACCTGTTCCGATTCCGCCGTGCTGGACACCGCTGCCACGGCCCCCATTCACCTGGAACGCCGCTGGCCCAAAGAGGGCTACACGCGTATTCCCAATTGGGTCTACACCGACCCCGCGATCTTTCAAAAAGAAATGGACGTGTTCTTCGCGGGCCAGACCTGGAACTACGTGGGCCTGGAATGCGAAGTGCCCGAGACCGGCAGCTACAAGCGCAACTGGATCGGCAACCGCCCGGTCATCATGGTGCGTACCGAAACCGGTGATGTGAATGTGCTGGAAAACCGCTGCGCCCATCGCGGCGCGCAGATCTGCTGGCAGAACACCGGCCGCGTCACCGACTTCACCTGCCCGTATCACCAATGGAATTACGATCTGCACGGCAACCTGCAAGGCGTGCCGTTCCGACGTGGCGCCATGGGCAAGGGCGGCATGCCGCGCGATTTCGACCCCAAGCAGAACGGCATCCGCAAGCTGCGCAGCGTAAATCGAGGCGGGTCCATCTGGGCCACGTTCTCCGAAGAAGCGCCCAGCTTTGAAGACTATTGCGGCCCCGAAGTGCTGGCCGAAATCGACCACATGCTGCCGGGCAAGCCGCTAAAGCTGCTGGGATACAGCCGCCAGTTGATTCCCAGCAACTGGAAGATGTACCTGGAAAACCTGAAAGACCCGTACCACGCCACCTTGCTGCACACGTTCTACATCACGTTCGGCCTGTGGCGCGCGGATTCCAAGTCCGAGTGCATCCCCACGGGCGGCGGCGCGCATAGCGTCATGGTGTCGCACAACGAAGGCAAGAAGAAGACAGAAGCCACCACCGAAATGAGCCGTTTTCGGGACGACCTGGAACTGCTGGACCTGGAGACCGTGACCCCGCGAGCTGAATTCAACCGAGGCCGCGTAGGGGGTGCCTGGGTATTTCCCGCCGCACAATTCGGCATCCAGGCCAATTCGCTCAAGACGCGCCATGTGATCCCCCGCAGTCCAACCGAGCACGAGTTGGTCTTTACCTATTACGGCTACGAGGATGACGACGAGGAAATGACCCGGCTGCGCTTGAAGCACGCCAATCTGCTGGGCCCGGCCGGCTTCGTGTCCATGGACGACAGCGAAATGCTGAACCAGGTGCAGATCGGCGTCACGGGATACCCCGAGGCGCGCGGCATTGTCGAGATGGGCGGGCGCGATACCGAGCCGGCCGACTACATGGTGACCGAAGTGCTGATCCGGTCGTTCTATGACTATTACCGCAAGGCGATGGGGCTTTGA
- a CDS encoding NAD(P)/FAD-dependent oxidoreductase: MNAGTIVIVGAGQAGGWAATTLRERGYIGRIILLGDEAHAPYERPPLSKAVLSGSVPPESTELFSAERLAALDISFRPGIAATRLRLADKQVDTSDGGAIAYDKLILCMGGRPIVPPLPGVAWGEGAGAFTDAHGVHVLRTRDDALRLRACLGPGKHIVIVGGGWIGLEVAATARQAGTRVTVLEQADRLCARSVLPAVSAHLAAMHAAQGVDVRLGVGLRAVLREPGESQAGRPSQSQSQSRSVAELTGSHPLAELTDGQRLVADAVVLGVGLQANDALAREAGIACQRGVLVDQYCRTSAPDVYAAGDVAVSTHAEAGGTMRLESWQNAQDQGTAAALSALGEPAPYLPTGAVWSEQYDAMVQIVGFPALAASEVLRPQTDAGALVSVALDGGGRVVAAVTVNAPRDLRQLRKWIAQRALVNPALLQRPDVPLANAEIR, translated from the coding sequence GTGAACGCCGGCACGATCGTCATCGTCGGCGCGGGGCAGGCGGGCGGTTGGGCCGCCACCACCTTGCGCGAACGGGGCTACATAGGCCGCATCATCTTGTTAGGTGACGAAGCGCACGCGCCTTACGAGCGCCCGCCCTTGAGCAAGGCGGTACTGAGTGGCAGTGTGCCGCCCGAAAGCACCGAATTGTTCTCCGCCGAACGCCTGGCAGCCCTGGATATTTCCTTTCGCCCAGGCATCGCCGCCACGCGATTGCGGCTGGCGGACAAGCAGGTGGATACGTCCGACGGTGGCGCAATCGCCTACGACAAGCTGATCCTGTGCATGGGCGGCCGGCCCATCGTGCCGCCGCTGCCCGGCGTGGCATGGGGCGAGGGCGCAGGGGCCTTTACGGACGCCCATGGCGTCCACGTGCTGCGGACCCGAGACGACGCGCTGCGCCTGCGCGCCTGCTTGGGGCCGGGCAAGCACATCGTGATCGTGGGTGGCGGATGGATCGGGCTGGAAGTCGCCGCCACGGCACGCCAGGCCGGCACCCGCGTCACCGTACTGGAACAAGCCGATCGGCTATGCGCCCGCAGCGTGCTTCCCGCCGTGTCCGCGCATTTGGCCGCGATGCACGCCGCGCAGGGCGTCGACGTTCGTTTGGGCGTGGGGCTGCGCGCGGTGCTGCGCGAACCAGGTGAATCGCAAGCGGGGCGGCCGTCCCAATCGCAGTCCCAGTCCCGGTCCGTAGCCGAGCTGACTGGCTCCCACCCCCTGGCCGAACTGACCGATGGGCAACGCCTTGTCGCCGACGCCGTGGTGCTGGGCGTGGGCCTGCAAGCCAATGATGCCTTGGCGCGCGAGGCCGGCATCGCCTGCCAGCGCGGTGTGCTGGTCGACCAATACTGCCGCACTTCTGCGCCAGACGTGTACGCGGCGGGCGACGTGGCGGTGTCCACGCATGCTGAAGCCGGGGGAACGATGCGCCTGGAGTCCTGGCAAAACGCGCAAGACCAAGGCACGGCGGCGGCCCTGTCCGCGCTCGGCGAACCCGCGCCGTATCTGCCCACCGGCGCAGTCTGGTCCGAACAATACGACGCCATGGTGCAAATCGTGGGCTTTCCCGCGCTTGCCGCAAGCGAAGTGCTGCGCCCGCAAACGGACGCGGGAGCCTTGGTGTCGGTGGCGCTGGACGGCGGCGGTCGGGTAGTGGCAGCCGTCACCGTGAACGCGCCGCGCGATCTGCGGCAGCTACGCAAGTGGATCGCCCAACGTGCGCTTGTGAACCCCGCATTGTTGCAGCGGCCCGACGTGCCGCTGGCCAATGCCGAAATCCGCTAA
- a CDS encoding nuclear transport factor 2 family protein: MEPLSEVMPIKAACEAVVLSFFHALDTRRHDAAAALMAEDGVWMRQGRKLSGPHEVLAALEARAPERSTCHVITNLRLVSTDRTHATVGYFLTAYESVPQEQGGAPRLVSIRECQDVLVATKEGWRLADKSSRRHLPPE; encoded by the coding sequence ATGGAACCGCTTTCAGAAGTCATGCCGATCAAAGCCGCCTGCGAAGCGGTCGTTCTGAGTTTTTTTCATGCGCTGGACACCCGCCGCCATGACGCCGCCGCCGCGTTGATGGCCGAAGACGGCGTCTGGATGCGCCAGGGGCGCAAGCTTAGTGGCCCGCACGAAGTCCTGGCGGCGCTGGAGGCCCGCGCGCCCGAGCGCAGCACCTGCCATGTCATCACTAACCTTCGGCTGGTATCGACGGACCGCACGCACGCCACGGTGGGCTACTTCCTGACCGCCTACGAAAGCGTGCCGCAAGAGCAGGGCGGGGCACCGAGACTGGTGTCCATCCGTGAGTGCCAGGACGTGCTTGTGGCAACAAAAGAGGGCTGGCGCCTGGCCGACAAGAGCAGCCGCCGCCATCTGCCACCGGAGTAA
- a CDS encoding non-heme iron oxygenase ferredoxin subunit yields the protein MDTWKPVARIADISPDTGTLRVMHEGDAVCLYKLPDEICATQDRCPHGNASLADGYLEDGTIECPLHQGVFDIRTGKPQCPPVTTDLRRYEVRVEADTVYLKAQTP from the coding sequence ATGGATACCTGGAAACCCGTTGCACGGATTGCGGACATTTCGCCCGACACCGGCACATTGCGCGTGATGCACGAGGGCGACGCGGTCTGCCTGTACAAGCTGCCCGACGAAATCTGCGCCACGCAGGACCGATGTCCGCATGGCAACGCCAGCCTGGCCGACGGCTACCTGGAGGACGGCACGATTGAATGCCCGCTGCATCAGGGCGTGTTCGATATCCGCACCGGCAAGCCGCAATGCCCGCCGGTCACCACGGATCTGCGCCGCTACGAGGTCCGCGTCGAGGCGGATACGGTTTATTTGAAGGCGCAAACGCCGTGA